The Coffea arabica cultivar ET-39 chromosome 3c, Coffea Arabica ET-39 HiFi, whole genome shotgun sequence genome contains a region encoding:
- the LOC140037681 gene encoding major allergen Pru ar 1-like, which produces MGVITYDHEVITSIPPAKLFKTFIVDFDNLIPNILPQAFKSVEILQGDGGAGTIKLTHFGEGSQYKSMKTHVDELDEENFVVKFTIIEGDVLEDVIEKITFVIKILPSADGGSITITSSTYYTKGDAKINEEDIMSRKDKAAGVFKALEAYFDDNPDDY; this is translated from the exons ATGGGTGTTATCACTTACGATCATGAGGTTATCACCTCAATCCCACCAGCAAAGCTTTTCAAGACTTTCATCGTTGATTTTGACAACCTCATTCCTAATATCTTGCCTCAGGCCTTCAAGAGTGTCGAAATCCTCCAGGGTGATGGTGGAGCTGGAACCATCAAACTCACCCATTTTGGCGAAG GTAGCCAGTACAAGAGCATGAAGACCCATGTTGATGAGCTTGACGAGGAGAATTTTGTCGTCAAATTTACCATTATTGAAGGAGATGTTTTGGAGGATGTGATTGAGAAAATTACTTTCGTGATTAAAATCCTACCCTCTGCTGACGGAGGATCCATTACCATAACCAGCAGCACATACTACACCAAGGGTGACGCCAAGATAAACGAAGAGGATATCATGTCTCGTAAAGACAAGGCTGCTGGAGTCTTCAAGGCTCTTGAGGCTTACTTCGATGACAACCCTGATGATTACTAA